A region from the Fusibacter sp. A1 genome encodes:
- a CDS encoding helix-turn-helix domain-containing protein, whose protein sequence is MNNESLYTVDEIAKKLDVSPRTVRRYINADAIKAVRIGGQWKVKKEDLTAYLNGDRGPFKEVSHDHIKEDDLCVFMDSEYYRSDSRIQICSIIDINLKDKQEATPIANEIMELLNSDDACCGNNAKFQYIYKDKEQIARFVVWGTPSSIEQIMQLVKRHE, encoded by the coding sequence ATGAATAACGAATCTTTATATACAGTAGATGAAATTGCGAAAAAATTAGATGTCAGTCCAAGAACGGTCAGAAGATATATCAATGCGGATGCGATCAAAGCGGTTAGAATCGGAGGGCAGTGGAAGGTCAAGAAGGAAGACCTGACTGCTTATCTCAACGGTGATCGAGGTCCCTTTAAGGAGGTCTCACACGACCATATCAAGGAAGACGACCTATGTGTCTTTATGGACAGCGAATACTACCGTTCTGACAGCAGGATACAGATCTGTTCGATCATCGACATCAATTTGAAGGATAAACAAGAAGCCACACCCATAGCAAATGAGATTATGGAACTTTTGAATAGCGACGACGCATGTTGCGGCAACAACGCCAAGTTCCAGTATATCTATAAGGACAAAGAGCAGATCGCCCGGTTTGTAGTTTGGGGAACCCCATCCAGCATCGAGCAGATCATGCAGCTGGTGAAGCGACATGAATAG
- a CDS encoding ABC transporter ATP-binding protein — protein MTNYPIKIDKLTFAYDKETVLNQIELKIAKGDFVSIIGPNGSGKTTLLKHIAKLIPTRRNTVWVNEMDIHDYKAMELAKTMSLVPQVNHFEYGFSAFDVVMMGRHPHVSGIKGETKADIGVVKRAMEQTDTYQFRDRAINTLSGGERQRVVLARAIAQDAQILLLDEPITYLDIHHQIDVVSLIHRHAREANKTVIAVMHDLNFALRFSDFIVLLKQGTVLSTGTPEEVLTPENLKAAYGIEVELIKKENKLVHIMPIF, from the coding sequence ATGACAAATTACCCCATAAAGATCGATAAGCTGACCTTTGCCTATGACAAGGAAACGGTTTTAAACCAGATTGAATTGAAGATTGCAAAAGGTGACTTTGTAAGTATCATCGGCCCCAACGGTTCTGGCAAAACCACCTTACTCAAACATATTGCTAAGCTGATTCCTACCCGCAGAAATACGGTCTGGGTGAACGAGATGGACATTCATGATTACAAGGCGATGGAGCTTGCAAAGACCATGTCGCTAGTGCCCCAAGTCAATCATTTTGAATACGGATTTTCCGCATTCGATGTTGTCATGATGGGACGGCATCCGCACGTATCTGGAATCAAGGGTGAAACAAAAGCGGATATTGGTGTTGTGAAAAGAGCGATGGAGCAGACAGATACCTATCAGTTTAGGGACCGTGCGATCAATACCTTAAGCGGTGGCGAAAGGCAACGGGTTGTGCTTGCAAGGGCAATCGCTCAAGATGCTCAAATACTGCTTCTTGACGAACCGATCACCTACCTTGACATTCATCATCAGATAGATGTGGTATCACTGATTCACAGGCATGCAAGGGAAGCGAATAAGACGGTCATCGCTGTGATGCATGATCTTAACTTCGCACTTAGATTCAGCGATTTCATCGTGCTCTTGAAACAGGGAACTGTTTTGAGTACTGGCACCCCTGAAGAGGTGCTTACTCCAGAAAATCTTAAAGCCGCCTATGGAATAGAAGTCGAACTTATCAAAAAAGAAAACAAACTGGTGCACATTATGCCTATATTTTAG
- a CDS encoding iron ABC transporter permease, with product MTFYEKRRGIYLICAIGILAMVLLAVFSATLGAADISFSGAWRVMAHRIPLLGNLIDIDDISKMHQTIILNLRIPRILLAIMVGGLLAGSGTVYQSVFRNPMADPFVLGVSSGAALGAAATMIFGLEMSLFGISSISVAAFIGALVTTFIVYRVSSSGGKTPVMTLILTGIAMSFFLSSILSLLITFNRDQLEQIVFWSYGSLSTTGWRHIYTVLPFYAVSMGFFLLKGRVLNILTLGEESASSLGVDVQKERKILLAVASLATAAAVAVTGIIGFVGLVVPHMLRLITGPDNRSLLPYTIIAGGIFMLVCDAVARTAIIPMEIPIGIITSAIGAPYFIYLIVRNKKRGLS from the coding sequence ATGACTTTTTATGAAAAACGAAGAGGGATCTATTTGATCTGTGCTATCGGTATCCTTGCGATGGTGCTGTTAGCGGTATTCTCTGCAACGCTAGGCGCTGCGGACATATCTTTCAGCGGCGCGTGGAGAGTGATGGCCCATCGTATTCCGTTACTTGGGAATCTGATAGACATTGATGATATCAGCAAGATGCATCAGACCATCATCCTAAACCTAAGAATACCTCGGATTCTTCTTGCCATCATGGTGGGAGGTCTTCTTGCCGGATCGGGTACGGTGTATCAAAGTGTCTTCAGAAACCCAATGGCTGATCCGTTTGTATTGGGAGTATCTTCAGGAGCTGCTCTTGGAGCCGCCGCTACGATGATCTTCGGACTAGAGATGAGCCTGTTCGGAATCAGCAGTATCAGTGTCGCCGCATTTATAGGCGCTCTGGTGACCACGTTTATTGTATACCGCGTATCCTCATCCGGTGGAAAAACGCCCGTGATGACACTTATTCTTACCGGGATAGCGATGAGCTTTTTCCTTAGTTCGATCCTATCTCTTTTAATCACATTCAATAGGGACCAGCTCGAGCAGATCGTATTCTGGTCGTATGGATCACTGTCGACGACCGGTTGGCGTCATATCTATACCGTACTGCCCTTTTATGCGGTTTCGATGGGGTTCTTCCTCTTGAAGGGAAGGGTGCTCAATATCCTTACCCTAGGTGAAGAAAGCGCATCGTCCCTTGGAGTGGATGTTCAAAAGGAAAGAAAAATACTTTTAGCGGTTGCGTCACTTGCAACAGCTGCCGCAGTCGCTGTTACAGGAATCATCGGATTTGTCGGTCTTGTCGTGCCCCATATGCTGAGACTTATCACAGGACCTGACAATAGGTCATTGCTTCCCTATACCATTATCGCAGGCGGTATCTTCATGCTGGTCTGTGATGCGGTTGCAAGGACGGCGATCATACCGATGGAGATTCCGATTGGAATTATTACCTCGGCGATAGGTGCGCCTTATTTCATCTACCTTATCGTTCGTAATAAGAAAAGAGGGTTATCATGA
- a CDS encoding ABC transporter substrate-binding protein, with translation MKKISILMMCVMLMAALFTGCTQEVETTETDIGQQTTENVAVESANEEKTAEATVYPLTIVDGEDREVVLEKEPMRIVSLAPSVTETLYAVGAGDKLVGRTDYCLYPQETTEVPSVGTIREPNVESIVALEPDVVIVASLFKEEVLIQLEALDIKVFVLKAQESFEGVYETTLNAGLITNHKADAEAVIDSMRADVKLVTDVLDGVEAKSVYYVVGFGESDYTATGDTFINDMLTMAGGDNIAKDGEHWVYSLEKLVEHNPEVVLVSDKYDSLAGFSTHENYQVLDAVKEGRVLEIDSDLLSIQGPRIAQGLKAIAELLHPELF, from the coding sequence ATGAAAAAGATAAGTATTTTAATGATGTGCGTGATGCTGATGGCAGCGTTGTTCACAGGGTGTACACAAGAAGTGGAAACTACGGAGACCGATATCGGTCAGCAGACAACTGAAAACGTGGCGGTCGAATCGGCAAATGAGGAAAAGACTGCTGAAGCTACTGTTTATCCACTGACAATAGTCGATGGGGAAGATAGGGAAGTAGTACTAGAGAAAGAACCGATGAGAATCGTCTCACTTGCTCCATCGGTGACTGAAACGCTGTATGCTGTCGGTGCTGGAGACAAACTCGTTGGAAGAACGGATTACTGTCTGTATCCTCAAGAAACGACAGAAGTGCCTTCTGTCGGCACGATCAGAGAACCTAATGTGGAATCAATCGTCGCTCTTGAACCGGATGTGGTTATCGTAGCGAGTCTGTTTAAAGAAGAAGTGCTGATTCAACTTGAGGCACTTGATATTAAAGTGTTCGTATTAAAAGCCCAAGAGAGTTTTGAAGGAGTATATGAAACTACCCTTAACGCAGGTCTGATCACAAACCACAAGGCGGATGCCGAGGCAGTGATCGATTCGATGCGTGCGGATGTAAAACTTGTAACGGATGTTCTGGACGGCGTGGAAGCCAAATCAGTCTACTATGTTGTCGGTTTCGGTGAAAGCGATTATACTGCGACAGGTGATACCTTCATCAACGACATGCTTACGATGGCTGGCGGCGATAATATCGCTAAAGACGGCGAGCACTGGGTATATAGTTTAGAGAAGCTCGTTGAACATAATCCAGAGGTGGTTCTGGTCTCTGACAAATATGACTCCTTGGCTGGTTTTTCAACTCATGAGAATTATCAGGTGTTGGATGCTGTAAAAGAAGGTAGAGTGCTTGAAATCGACAGCGACCTGCTTAGCATCCAGGGCCCAAGAATTGCGCAAGGACTAAAAGCGATTGCAGAATTGTTGCATCCGGAATTATTTTAG
- a CDS encoding helix-turn-helix transcriptional regulator encodes MTKETIIQVYKAIGHETRLNILKFLWINSQQCVCEIQKDLELEQSNISQHLRLLKTSGIITHTKVGNFMHYRINDQHEMYPIIKEAILHYVRSTS; translated from the coding sequence ATGACAAAAGAAACAATCATCCAAGTCTATAAGGCGATCGGGCATGAGACAAGATTGAATATCCTAAAGTTTCTGTGGATAAACTCGCAACAATGCGTCTGTGAGATCCAAAAAGACTTGGAACTTGAACAATCAAACATATCACAACACCTGAGACTCTTAAAGACATCCGGAATCATTACCCATACTAAAGTAGGAAACTTCATGCATTACCGTATCAACGATCAACACGAGATGTATCCAATCATAAAGGAGGCGATTCTTCATTATGTTCGAAGCACTAGCTGA
- a CDS encoding permease: MFEALADYLIIDLLKIEPGFLREALHFFVYDTTKILFLLTVMVFIISFIRSFVQVERVKELLNKQGGWYGYLMSATLGVFSPFCSCSTVPIFIGFVEGGIPLGMTFTFLLTSPIVNEIALSFLLITFGWKIALIYTLSGMVIGIVSGIIIEKLDLYHHVAPYIFEMNLPEGQVQERTLKDRLEFAVQNVFDIIKRVWLFVVIGIALGALMHAQVPADWFVKYASASNPFAVFVAVAGGIPLYSNSIGIIPVVEVAINKGVGLGTALSFMMSVVALSLPEMILLKKVISTKLIAIFVGITGFGILLTGYLFNALTLSGIL, from the coding sequence ATGTTCGAAGCACTAGCTGATTATCTGATCATCGACCTCCTGAAGATCGAACCGGGTTTTCTTAGGGAGGCACTCCACTTTTTCGTTTATGACACGACAAAAATACTGTTCCTGCTTACTGTCATGGTTTTCATCATATCCTTCATCCGAAGTTTTGTCCAAGTGGAGCGTGTGAAAGAGCTGCTCAATAAGCAAGGCGGGTGGTATGGATACCTTATGTCGGCAACACTTGGCGTATTCAGTCCCTTCTGTTCGTGTTCGACAGTGCCTATCTTCATAGGTTTTGTGGAAGGCGGCATTCCGCTTGGCATGACGTTCACCTTCCTGCTTACAAGTCCGATAGTGAATGAAATCGCCCTATCCTTCCTTCTGATCACCTTCGGTTGGAAAATCGCACTGATCTATACCCTATCGGGAATGGTCATTGGTATCGTCAGCGGTATCATCATCGAAAAACTTGACCTTTACCACCATGTGGCACCTTATATTTTTGAAATGAACCTCCCTGAGGGACAAGTGCAGGAAAGGACCTTGAAGGACCGACTCGAATTCGCGGTTCAGAACGTCTTCGATATCATAAAACGCGTGTGGCTCTTTGTCGTCATCGGTATCGCACTCGGTGCGCTCATGCACGCGCAGGTCCCGGCAGACTGGTTCGTAAAGTATGCAAGCGCCAGCAATCCATTTGCAGTTTTCGTGGCCGTCGCAGGAGGGATTCCTCTTTACAGCAACTCCATCGGAATCATTCCTGTTGTTGAGGTGGCTATCAACAAAGGCGTCGGTCTCGGTACGGCACTAAGCTTTATGATGAGCGTCGTGGCACTGTCCTTACCAGAAATGATCCTACTTAAAAAGGTGATCAGCACAAAACTCATCGCGATTTTTGTCGGCATCACAGGATTCGGAATCCTACTTACAGGCTACCTATTCAACGCACTGACCTTATCAGGCATACTTTAA
- a CDS encoding thioredoxin family protein has protein sequence MRKLSVLGSGCKKCNDLEASVKNIAAAKQWDVEIEKITDYPTILGMGVIKTPALALDGKILFSGLLPSEKKLEKLLEKHF, from the coding sequence ATGAGAAAACTATCCGTACTCGGCTCAGGCTGTAAAAAATGCAACGATCTTGAAGCTAGCGTCAAGAACATAGCCGCTGCAAAACAGTGGGATGTTGAAATTGAAAAGATCACAGATTACCCGACGATTCTCGGTATGGGTGTTATTAAAACACCAGCCCTTGCGCTCGATGGGAAAATCCTCTTCAGCGGCCTCCTACCGTCTGAAAAGAAACTTGAGAAACTGCTTGAGAAGCACTTTTAG
- a CDS encoding methylglyoxal synthase — MNIALVAHDKKKDEMVQFVIDHTDFLSGCKIYTTGTTGLRIQEATGLEVNRLLSGPIGGDQQIGALAATEQLDLIIFLRDPLTAQPHEPDILALLRICDVHNIPLATNTKTAHRLIESFK, encoded by the coding sequence ATGAACATCGCACTCGTTGCACATGATAAGAAGAAGGATGAGATGGTCCAGTTTGTCATAGACCATACAGATTTTTTAAGCGGCTGTAAGATCTATACGACTGGTACAACCGGCTTAAGAATTCAAGAAGCGACAGGACTTGAAGTGAACAGGCTCTTGTCAGGACCTATAGGTGGAGACCAGCAGATCGGTGCTCTTGCTGCCACAGAACAGTTGGATCTGATTATCTTTTTAAGAGATCCCTTGACTGCCCAGCCGCATGAACCAGACATTCTGGCCCTCTTGAGAATCTGCGATGTTCACAATATTCCACTTGCGACCAACACAAAAACAGCGCATCGCTTGATAGAATCCTTTAAATAA
- the trpS gene encoding tryptophan--tRNA ligase yields MEAKKRIFSGIKPSGRLTLGNYIGAINNWVKMQEDFDAIYCVVDMHAITERQEPAMLRKLTLESLAQYIACGLDPKENTLFIQSHVPEHAELAWVLNCMTYMGELSRMTQYKDKSKKNVENLNAGLFTYPTLMAADILLYQTDVVPVGDDQKQHLELARDIAIRFNNRYSETFVVPEVYNPKVGARIMSLQEPQNKMAKSDDNDNASIYIVDSPDDIMRKLKRSVTDSVGIVQVSDDQPGIKNLLSIYSALSDEKMEDIVSRFEGKGYGEFKTEVAEVIIESLRPTRDRYDELMKNKDYLKEVYTDGANRAQDLARKTLRKVYKKTGFIPRG; encoded by the coding sequence ATGGAAGCTAAAAAAAGGATTTTCAGCGGCATAAAACCATCGGGTAGATTGACCCTGGGCAACTATATTGGAGCGATCAACAACTGGGTGAAGATGCAGGAAGATTTTGACGCCATTTACTGCGTGGTGGATATGCACGCGATTACAGAAAGACAAGAACCGGCAATGCTTAGAAAACTTACACTCGAGAGCCTTGCCCAGTACATCGCATGCGGCCTTGACCCCAAGGAAAACACCTTGTTCATCCAATCGCATGTTCCAGAACATGCCGAACTTGCCTGGGTGCTCAATTGTATGACCTACATGGGTGAACTGAGCAGAATGACGCAGTACAAGGATAAATCGAAAAAAAATGTTGAAAATCTGAATGCGGGTCTGTTCACGTATCCTACGCTCATGGCTGCAGATATCCTCTTGTATCAGACGGATGTCGTACCTGTCGGCGACGATCAGAAACAGCACCTTGAGCTTGCGAGGGATATCGCAATCAGGTTCAACAACCGTTACTCAGAGACTTTTGTCGTACCTGAGGTATACAATCCAAAAGTGGGTGCGCGCATCATGAGTCTTCAGGAACCTCAAAATAAGATGGCGAAATCGGATGACAATGACAACGCTTCGATCTATATCGTCGATTCACCAGATGACATTATGAGAAAACTAAAACGCTCTGTCACAGATTCTGTCGGTATCGTTCAAGTCAGCGATGATCAGCCTGGTATTAAGAATTTGCTATCCATCTATTCCGCGCTTTCTGACGAGAAAATGGAAGACATCGTCAGTCGATTCGAAGGCAAAGGTTACGGAGAGTTCAAGACCGAAGTCGCAGAAGTGATCATCGAGTCCTTAAGACCCACCCGCGACCGTTATGATGAACTGATGAAGAATAAGGACTACCTGAAGGAAGTCTATACGGATGGAGCCAACAGAGCCCAGGATCTTGCAAGAAAAACCTTGAGAAAAGTCTACAAGAAGACAGGTTTTATTCCGAGAGGCTAA
- the glnA gene encoding type I glutamate--ammonia ligase produces the protein MFKNLQEVQAFIKEQEVKLVDFKVVDLAGRWHHLTILSQKMDEGVMNSGIGFDGSSYGFKTVEKSDMVFIPDLSTGFIDPFTKEKTLVFVSNIYNLAGGIHRFEGDPRFISEKAEGYMKKTGIADTSSFGPEFEFHILDHFSYQITPHFTCIDLDAEQAEWNTGQGETKNLGYKVRHKGGYHVDLPYDVNYDLRNEMALLLEELDVPVKYHHPEVGGPGQLEIELSFGDSFKMADRSMLLKYVVKNAAIRAGKTVTFMPKPFYKEAGNGMHVHMHLFKEGEPVFYDENGYSGLSQTALYAIGGLLKHAPALLGITNPSTNSYKRLVPGYEAPVSICFATANRSAVIRIPGYANKPHEKRFEFRSSDATCNPYFANAALLMAMLDGIENKIDPVENEYGPYDVNIFDLPDEEKAKIKGLPTSLSEAADALEADYDFLLKGDVFTEALIRDILKSIRKDAAQVNNMPHPKEYELYFDL, from the coding sequence GTGTTTAAGAACTTACAGGAAGTCCAAGCATTTATCAAAGAACAAGAAGTTAAACTTGTTGATTTTAAAGTAGTAGACCTGGCCGGAAGGTGGCATCATCTGACGATACTTTCTCAAAAAATGGATGAAGGGGTGATGAACAGCGGAATCGGGTTTGACGGTTCTAGCTATGGTTTTAAGACTGTTGAAAAATCGGACATGGTATTTATTCCTGATCTAAGCACGGGATTTATCGATCCGTTCACTAAAGAGAAGACACTCGTATTTGTATCCAATATATACAATTTAGCCGGTGGCATTCACAGATTCGAAGGCGACCCTAGATTCATCTCCGAAAAAGCAGAAGGCTATATGAAAAAGACCGGAATCGCCGACACTTCAAGTTTTGGTCCTGAGTTCGAGTTTCATATCCTGGATCATTTCTCTTACCAGATTACCCCCCACTTTACTTGCATCGACCTTGATGCGGAACAGGCGGAGTGGAACACAGGGCAAGGAGAGACTAAAAACCTAGGTTACAAGGTGCGTCACAAGGGCGGATATCATGTGGATCTACCTTATGATGTGAACTATGACTTAAGAAACGAAATGGCGCTGCTTCTCGAGGAGTTGGATGTGCCTGTAAAATACCATCACCCAGAGGTGGGCGGTCCTGGTCAGCTTGAAATCGAGCTGAGCTTCGGGGACAGCTTTAAGATGGCAGACCGTTCCATGCTCCTTAAATACGTAGTGAAAAACGCTGCGATCAGAGCCGGCAAGACGGTAACGTTCATGCCTAAGCCTTTTTATAAAGAAGCTGGAAACGGCATGCACGTGCATATGCATCTCTTTAAGGAAGGCGAGCCTGTCTTCTATGACGAGAACGGGTATTCAGGACTTTCTCAGACAGCTCTTTATGCCATCGGGGGTCTTTTGAAACACGCGCCAGCCCTGCTTGGAATCACAAATCCTAGCACCAACTCGTACAAACGACTGGTTCCAGGCTATGAAGCGCCAGTCAGCATCTGTTTTGCGACCGCCAACAGAAGTGCCGTGATCAGAATACCGGGCTATGCCAATAAACCGCATGAAAAACGATTCGAATTCAGATCATCCGATGCCACCTGCAACCCTTATTTTGCAAATGCCGCGCTACTCATGGCCATGCTTGACGGTATCGAAAACAAGATCGATCCTGTTGAAAACGAATACGGTCCGTATGATGTGAACATCTTCGATCTGCCGGATGAGGAAAAGGCTAAAATCAAGGGACTTCCTACTTCGCTTTCAGAAGCTGCGGATGCGCTTGAAGCCGACTATGACTTCCTCTTGAAGGGAGATGTGTTCACAGAAGCGCTGATCAGGGATATTTTAAAATCGATTAGAAAAGATGCGGCTCAAGTCAACAACATGCCTCATCCAAAGGAGTATGAGTTGTACTTTGACCTATAA
- a CDS encoding Lrp/AsnC family transcriptional regulator: MDQFDLQILSLLQRDGRISTAELGRKIGLSTTATKERVKKLEDEGVIESYAAIINQKAVGYGLTAFITIPVGDIGIKEMGDRLTALPEVTECHKVTGNTCFLIKVMVKDADHLEHLVDGINDYARNTYTYLALSTLKENGQVPISE; the protein is encoded by the coding sequence ATGGACCAATTTGATTTACAAATACTTTCGCTCCTACAGAGAGACGGTCGAATTTCGACAGCTGAACTGGGTAGAAAAATCGGGTTATCGACGACTGCTACAAAAGAGCGTGTGAAAAAGCTAGAGGATGAAGGCGTGATAGAGAGTTATGCGGCGATCATCAACCAGAAGGCTGTCGGATACGGATTGACTGCTTTTATCACGATTCCTGTCGGTGACATAGGCATCAAAGAAATGGGTGATAGGCTTACCGCTCTTCCAGAAGTGACAGAATGCCATAAAGTGACTGGAAACACTTGCTTTTTGATAAAAGTAATGGTGAAAGATGCAGACCATTTGGAACACCTTGTAGACGGTATAAACGATTATGCGCGCAATACATACACGTATTTGGCGTTATCAACGCTTAAGGAGAATGGGCAGGTGCCTATCTCTGAATAA
- a CDS encoding ribonuclease H, translating to MINIYCDGGCSGNQSDTNIGGWGAVLEYKGTVKELKGGELNTTNNRMEMTALIEALKSIKNTDMNVSVYSDSAYIINCFHQKWYVNWQRNGWKNSKKAPVENKDLWEEMLLLVERHPKVNFFKVKGHIDIDDTASIKKWHAKFKKDYGFDMPIEAYTQGIIYNNRADELANEAMDELR from the coding sequence ATGATCAATATTTATTGCGATGGAGGCTGCTCCGGTAATCAATCCGATACCAATATCGGCGGATGGGGAGCCGTCCTTGAGTACAAGGGAACCGTCAAGGAGCTTAAAGGTGGGGAGCTCAACACCACCAATAACCGTATGGAGATGACCGCCTTGATTGAAGCACTTAAGTCGATAAAGAATACAGACATGAATGTAAGCGTCTATTCAGACAGTGCCTACATCATCAACTGTTTCCACCAGAAATGGTATGTGAACTGGCAAAGAAACGGATGGAAGAACAGTAAGAAGGCACCTGTGGAAAACAAGGATTTATGGGAAGAGATGCTTCTACTTGTCGAAAGGCACCCGAAAGTGAACTTCTTTAAAGTGAAGGGTCACATCGACATCGACGATACCGCCTCAATAAAAAAATGGCATGCCAAGTTTAAAAAAGATTATGGCTTCGACATGCCGATCGAAGCCTACACGCAAGGCATCATCTACAACAATAGGGCGGATGAGCTTGCCAATGAAGCGATGGACGAACTAAGATAA
- a CDS encoding ABC transporter ATP-binding protein has protein sequence MILLKSIKESVKKSLRLFKMVAAANPRRFWLANLFFMIDGGLFAAGIYVFSKVFETVSKLPGGASSLKELMIGLLLLGVMKVLHEVISGVDMFLGETYDTIAKEHLTKKLNEITFKRNALDFEDVHLLEEVEKAYEGIRHAIRYVNVLNDVFLYYLPQYLFLGIYLYSLSPVLAFVLPMIFIPVVLAQMLRVRQYAHLEDQVSPLRRKAKHYEDAICQKSMAKETRGLGASIYFIAKMKDALKGMKQVKWNTDLKSAKVQAAGKLITLIGYGGVLWLAYHELTIGRIGVGAFAAVLAATDDMFASFESLVIWRFGSAAKNLGQVTHLLNAFKTPIRYKSDESMEAISRLTFEKVGFSYPNSNGFALENVSLTIRAGEKIAVVGENGSGKTTLTKLLSGVYLPTTGAVLHNDLKTESIHNHCYVTVVGQNYARYPMTLKENLELGSLKGVSMSDINELHLERYGIDCISTTLENGLDTLLSKELGGTDLSGGQWQRVAIARAMNRESQIIILDEPTSAIDPIEEARLYDMFFDSIGGKTAIIVTHRLASVKRADKVLVIKEGRVVGFDRHERLLEDNIYYRTLWKAQAEQYQVS, from the coding sequence ATGATATTGCTTAAATCCATAAAGGAATCCGTGAAGAAATCCCTTAGACTCTTTAAGATGGTCGCCGCTGCAAATCCAAGACGCTTCTGGCTTGCCAATCTCTTTTTCATGATCGATGGAGGACTGTTCGCCGCTGGCATCTACGTTTTTTCTAAAGTGTTTGAGACGGTTTCGAAGCTTCCCGGCGGAGCCTCAAGTCTTAAGGAGTTAATGATCGGCCTACTGCTTTTAGGTGTCATGAAGGTTCTTCACGAGGTGATCAGCGGTGTTGACATGTTTCTGGGTGAAACCTACGATACCATCGCAAAAGAGCACCTGACAAAAAAACTGAATGAAATCACTTTTAAGAGAAACGCGCTTGACTTTGAAGATGTGCATCTCCTTGAAGAAGTCGAAAAGGCATATGAGGGGATCAGACATGCCATACGCTATGTCAACGTACTCAATGACGTCTTTCTATATTACCTGCCCCAGTATCTCTTCTTAGGAATCTATCTGTACAGCTTAAGCCCAGTTCTTGCCTTTGTGCTCCCCATGATCTTTATTCCCGTGGTCTTAGCCCAGATGCTGAGAGTAAGGCAGTATGCTCATTTGGAGGATCAGGTTTCACCTTTAAGAAGAAAAGCGAAACACTATGAGGACGCGATCTGTCAAAAGAGTATGGCAAAGGAGACAAGGGGGCTTGGGGCGTCCATCTACTTTATAGCAAAAATGAAAGATGCGCTAAAGGGCATGAAGCAAGTCAAGTGGAATACCGATCTGAAGTCGGCAAAGGTTCAGGCTGCTGGAAAACTGATCACCCTAATAGGCTATGGCGGCGTGTTATGGCTTGCCTACCATGAGCTGACAATCGGCAGAATCGGTGTCGGAGCATTTGCTGCCGTACTCGCTGCAACCGATGACATGTTTGCAAGTTTTGAGAGTCTTGTGATCTGGCGATTTGGTAGTGCCGCAAAGAACCTGGGTCAAGTGACACATTTGCTGAATGCCTTTAAAACGCCGATTCGATACAAATCGGATGAAAGTATGGAAGCGATAAGCCGATTGACGTTTGAGAAAGTCGGATTCAGCTATCCGAACTCTAATGGATTTGCCCTTGAAAACGTAAGTCTGACAATCAGAGCAGGTGAGAAAATCGCTGTAGTCGGTGAGAACGGTTCTGGAAAAACCACCCTTACAAAGCTTTTATCCGGAGTCTATCTCCCGACAACTGGTGCAGTACTTCACAACGACCTTAAGACAGAGTCGATTCATAACCACTGCTATGTCACGGTAGTTGGACAAAATTACGCAAGGTATCCGATGACGCTTAAAGAGAACCTTGAGCTAGGCTCTTTAAAAGGTGTTTCGATGAGTGACATCAATGAACTTCATCTTGAAAGGTATGGCATCGATTGCATATCCACTACATTGGAAAATGGCCTTGATACCCTATTGTCAAAAGAACTTGGCGGGACTGACCTATCAGGCGGTCAGTGGCAAAGGGTGGCAATCGCCCGTGCGATGAACAGGGAATCCCAGATCATCATTCTGGATGAACCGACCTCTGCGATCGACCCCATCGAGGAAGCCAGACTTTACGATATGTTTTTTGATTCTATTGGCGGGAAGACCGCAATTATCGTCACCCATCGCTTGGCGTCTGTAAAAAGAGCGGATAAGGTACTGGTGATCAAAGAGGGAAGAGTGGTAGGCTTTGATCGTCATGAAAGGCTACTGGAAGACAATATCTACTACCGAACCTTGTGGAAGGCCCAGGCAGAGCAGTATCAGGTTTCATAA